A stretch of Candidatus Vicinibacter affinis DNA encodes these proteins:
- a CDS encoding glycosyl hydrolase, translating into MLITFNFMAKKCLQVLILMAFISIVNAQDSNPPSRLQALQQRQKISATSLSHQIPIRNIGPTVFGGRVVDIEANPDRPEEFYVAFASGGLWHTNNNGASFSPLFDHEAVMTIGDLAIDWPRKIIYLGTGENNSSRSSYAGCGIYKSYDLGKTWIHLGLEETQHIGKIILDPGDTNRVYVAALGHLYSENPDRGLYTSSDAGRTWKRNLFINDSTGIIDLVMDPLDPSILYASSWTRTRRAWNLNESGQGSGIYKTNDYGLHWKLLTDSSSGFPHGAFVGRIGLSIYHAGTQQIIYALLDNHERRPADSEKKIGLHKDVFKKMTKEEFLKIKDDSLEIFLRDKNFDADYTAASVKKLIRQDKILPAHLAEYLEDGNSRLFDTPIKGGELYASTDAGKTWHKTHEGFLDGIYFTYGYYFGQVRLNPKNPQHVILLGYPLISSADGGKTFHSIENDNQHVDHHALWINPANPFHMINGNDGGINITYDGGNNWLRCTHPPVGQFYSINYDLEEDYHVYGGAQDNGVWKGPSGNKISNGWQLYGKYPHEVLLGGDGMQTEVDPTDSKIIYTGFQFGNYFRIDKNFGTTSRITPKHKLGERPYRWNWQTPILLSSHNSDILYMGSNFLHRSMNQGRKFEIISPDLTKGNTQGDVPFGTITTISESKLKFGLLYTGSDDGEVYVSKDGGDNWNKINEGIPQDKYVSKILASTHVKQKVYLCLNNYRRDDFESMLYVSENYGANWKRIGMNLPAEPLNVVCEDPEHPNLLYAGSDHGVYYSLDNGINFSLLSEQLPFVPIHDLKVHPKAKELIIGTHGRSVFIADVSVLQQLSDSNLQKEIMLFEPDEIKFNNDWGKKKNVYTPADSLQIPLSVYSKSSGEAEVKIMFQNITLNKKKWMLTRGINQLQLDGHIESSSIANFLKEYKKENKEYRFPETDDKKNYLPKGLYKIKINKAGISEEKNLKIK; encoded by the coding sequence ATGCTTATTACTTTCAATTTCATGGCAAAAAAATGTCTGCAAGTGTTGATTCTCATGGCTTTCATTTCTATAGTGAATGCACAGGATTCAAATCCCCCATCCCGACTGCAAGCCTTGCAGCAACGTCAAAAAATATCTGCGACCTCTCTTTCCCATCAAATTCCTATCCGCAACATCGGGCCCACAGTATTCGGAGGTAGAGTGGTAGACATTGAAGCCAATCCTGATCGCCCTGAGGAATTTTATGTGGCATTTGCCTCGGGAGGCCTTTGGCACACCAACAACAATGGAGCAAGCTTTAGTCCGCTCTTTGATCATGAGGCTGTGATGACCATTGGAGACCTCGCTATTGACTGGCCAAGAAAAATCATTTATCTGGGCACCGGAGAGAACAACTCCAGTCGTTCCTCGTATGCAGGCTGCGGCATTTATAAATCTTATGATTTGGGTAAAACCTGGATTCACCTTGGTCTGGAAGAAACACAACACATTGGAAAAATCATACTTGACCCCGGCGATACAAACAGGGTTTATGTTGCAGCACTTGGACATCTGTATTCCGAAAATCCTGATCGGGGTTTGTATACAAGTTCCGATGCTGGGAGAACCTGGAAGAGAAACCTTTTCATAAACGACAGTACCGGCATCATTGACCTGGTAATGGATCCTCTTGATCCTTCCATTTTGTATGCTTCCAGCTGGACACGCACCAGAAGAGCCTGGAATTTGAATGAGTCCGGCCAGGGATCAGGAATCTACAAAACCAATGATTACGGCTTGCATTGGAAATTACTTACTGATTCTTCCTCCGGTTTTCCACATGGAGCTTTTGTGGGTAGGATTGGACTCAGCATTTATCATGCAGGTACCCAACAAATTATTTATGCTTTGCTGGACAATCATGAACGAAGACCTGCAGATTCCGAAAAAAAAATCGGATTGCACAAGGATGTTTTTAAAAAAATGACCAAAGAAGAATTTCTTAAAATTAAAGATGATTCACTTGAAATTTTTCTTCGGGATAAAAATTTTGATGCTGACTATACAGCTGCTTCTGTAAAAAAATTAATTCGCCAGGACAAAATACTTCCTGCTCATCTTGCCGAGTATCTTGAAGACGGAAATTCACGTTTATTTGATACCCCCATAAAAGGCGGTGAACTTTATGCTTCTACAGATGCCGGAAAAACTTGGCATAAAACGCATGAAGGATTTTTGGATGGAATTTATTTTACCTACGGATATTATTTTGGTCAGGTCAGGCTCAACCCAAAAAATCCGCAACATGTTATTTTGTTGGGTTATCCATTGATCAGTTCTGCGGATGGTGGAAAAACTTTTCATTCGATTGAGAATGACAATCAGCATGTGGACCACCATGCGCTCTGGATAAATCCCGCAAATCCTTTTCACATGATCAATGGAAATGACGGTGGCATCAACATTACTTATGACGGTGGAAACAATTGGCTACGATGCACGCATCCTCCGGTGGGACAATTTTATTCCATAAATTATGACCTCGAAGAAGATTATCATGTCTATGGAGGTGCCCAAGACAATGGGGTTTGGAAAGGTCCTTCCGGAAATAAAATTTCCAATGGCTGGCAACTTTATGGCAAATATCCTCATGAAGTTTTGCTGGGTGGTGACGGCATGCAAACTGAAGTAGACCCGACCGACAGCAAAATAATTTACACGGGTTTTCAATTTGGCAATTATTTCAGAATTGATAAAAATTTTGGCACAACCAGCAGAATTACGCCTAAACACAAACTGGGTGAAAGGCCCTATCGGTGGAATTGGCAGACGCCTATACTTTTGTCTTCGCACAACAGCGACATACTGTACATGGGTTCAAATTTTTTGCACCGATCTATGAATCAAGGCAGAAAATTTGAAATCATTTCACCTGATCTCACCAAAGGAAACACCCAAGGTGATGTGCCGTTCGGGACCATTACCACCATCTCTGAGTCAAAATTAAAATTTGGCTTACTCTATACCGGCAGTGACGATGGTGAAGTTTATGTAAGCAAAGATGGGGGAGATAATTGGAATAAAATAAATGAAGGAATACCACAGGATAAATACGTGTCCAAAATTCTTGCCTCCACACATGTCAAACAAAAAGTTTATCTCTGTCTCAACAATTATCGCCGGGATGATTTCGAATCCATGTTGTATGTATCTGAAAATTATGGTGCAAATTGGAAGCGAATTGGAATGAATCTTCCTGCTGAACCATTGAATGTAGTTTGCGAAGACCCCGAGCATCCGAACTTACTCTACGCAGGCAGTGATCATGGTGTTTATTATTCATTGGACAATGGAATTAATTTTTCATTATTGAGTGAGCAACTTCCATTTGTTCCCATTCATGATCTGAAAGTTCATCCAAAAGCGAAAGAGTTGATCATAGGTACACATGGGCGTTCTGTATTTATTGCAGATGTAAGTGTTCTGCAACAATTATCTGACAGCAATTTGCAGAAAGAAATTATGCTGTTTGAACCTGATGAAATAAAATTTAACAACGATTGGGGAAAAAAGAAAAATGTGTATACTCCTGCAGACAGTCTTCAAATCCCCCTTAGTGTGTATTCCAAATCATCAGGAGAGGCGGAAGTAAAAATAATGTTCCAAAATATTACGCTCAATAAGAAAAAATGGATGTTGACCAGGGGAATAAATCAACTACAGTTGGATGGTCATATAGAATCTTCTTCAATTGCCAACTTCTTAAAAGAATATAAAAAAGAAAACAAAGAATACCGATTCCCAGAAACCGATGACAAAAAAAATTATCTTCCAAAAGGCCTGTACAAAATTAAAATTAACAAAGCCGGTATTTCGGAAGAAAAAAACTTAAAAATAAAATAA
- a CDS encoding ABC transporter permease, translating to MGYLLKLEWLKNRKNTVFILICFSYLVMLPGTMMIGKSVNPMPPVLPGNFIFFEFPTNWDFFAYAGSWLAFFMFGFFAVYTVTSEYSFKTLRQSIINGLQRNQFVSAKLLFILMMCVGATLYYILCVLACGYIHEPHTKLDFAFDQPLIILKFFLMNISYGVFGLLLGFLLRRSGLALFTYMIYIMMLEPFIRWVLVQKYIHKSAHIYFPMNVFEDLTPLPFYRMMPEQFKTAGGAMALVPDHISIPLSIGYIFVFIWGMYYLINKRDL from the coding sequence ATGGGATATCTCTTAAAACTGGAATGGTTAAAAAATCGTAAGAATACCGTTTTCATCCTGATTTGTTTCAGCTATCTTGTAATGTTGCCAGGCACCATGATGATCGGCAAAAGTGTAAACCCTATGCCGCCTGTATTGCCGGGAAATTTTATCTTCTTTGAGTTTCCAACCAACTGGGATTTCTTTGCCTATGCAGGATCCTGGCTTGCATTCTTTATGTTTGGTTTTTTTGCAGTGTATACCGTAACTTCAGAATACAGTTTCAAAACACTGCGACAATCCATCATCAACGGTCTCCAACGCAATCAGTTCGTGTCAGCAAAATTGCTCTTCATACTCATGATGTGTGTGGGTGCTACTCTGTATTATATCCTATGCGTACTTGCCTGCGGTTACATCCATGAACCACACACCAAACTGGATTTCGCATTTGATCAGCCACTGATCATCCTGAAATTTTTCCTGATGAATATTTCATACGGAGTTTTTGGTTTGCTGTTGGGATTTTTACTGCGACGTTCAGGGTTGGCACTTTTCACCTACATGATTTACATCATGATGTTGGAGCCCTTCATCAGATGGGTCCTGGTACAAAAATACATACACAAGTCTGCGCACATTTATTTCCCCATGAATGTTTTTGAAGATCTCACCCCCCTACCCTTTTACAGAATGATGCCAGAACAGTTCAAGACTGCCGGTGGAGCCATGGCCCTTGTGCCGGATCATATTTCAATACCTTTGAGCATTGGGTATATTTTTGTTTTTATTTGGGGCATGTATTATCTAATCAATAAACGAGATCTTTAG
- a CDS encoding ABC transporter ATP-binding protein — MQDSLLSIQNLSKSYGKIKALKGLDIEIKPGKVYGLLGPNGSGKSTTLGIVLDIIESDQGQFNWFKNKYGQQYRKHIGATLETPNFFPYLDAMDNLEIVAHIKQIESPDYTSALKLVNLYERRNSPFKTYSFGMRQRLAIAAALLGDPEVVIFDEPTNGLDPQGIAEIRDILIKISRTGKTIFMASHILDEVEKICSDVIILNKGQLLAQGTVGSVMDTNLIIEISCDDLEKAQSILLHMPGIKSAEIAGQNLILSCEQDIKTSMINKYAFEQGILLSSLNIKKTRLEDEFLEIVKEHNS; from the coding sequence ATGCAGGACAGTTTACTCTCCATTCAAAACCTTTCCAAATCTTATGGGAAGATAAAAGCCTTAAAAGGTCTTGACATCGAAATCAAACCGGGTAAGGTTTATGGTTTGCTGGGACCCAATGGAAGCGGAAAATCTACCACCCTGGGAATTGTACTGGACATCATAGAATCAGATCAGGGGCAATTCAATTGGTTTAAAAATAAATATGGACAGCAATACCGAAAACATATTGGTGCCACGCTGGAAACGCCCAATTTTTTTCCCTACCTGGATGCAATGGACAATCTTGAAATAGTTGCCCACATCAAACAAATTGAAAGTCCTGATTATACATCTGCCTTGAAACTCGTGAATCTTTACGAACGAAGAAATTCTCCCTTCAAGACGTACTCCTTTGGAATGAGACAACGTCTTGCCATTGCTGCGGCACTGTTGGGAGATCCGGAAGTGGTCATTTTTGATGAACCCACCAATGGTCTTGACCCACAGGGCATCGCGGAGATCCGTGACATCCTCATTAAAATAAGTAGGACCGGTAAAACCATTTTTATGGCCAGTCATATTTTGGATGAGGTAGAAAAAATTTGTTCTGATGTCATCATACTCAACAAAGGACAATTACTGGCTCAGGGAACTGTTGGCTCTGTGATGGATACCAATTTGATCATTGAAATTTCCTGTGACGACCTTGAAAAAGCGCAATCCATCCTGCTGCACATGCCCGGAATAAAATCTGCGGAAATAGCCGGACAGAATTTAATACTGAGTTGTGAACAGGACATCAAAACTTCCATGATTAATAAATACGCTTTTGAACAGGGAATTTTACTCAGCAGCCTGAACATTAAAAAGACCAGGCTGGAAGATGAATTTCTGGAAATTGTAAAAGAGCACAACAGCTAA
- a CDS encoding MBOAT family protein — protein sequence MVFNSYTFIVFFLVMLLLHNLPFSWKVKKINLLIASYLFYAAWNPPFILLLWLSTVVDFYVGKALFTQENKYKKKLLLVISLIGNLGMLCFFKYGTFILENFTLLVNLVGFDFHPAKPNIILPAGISFYTFTTLCYTIDMYYKKSEPVKSMLDFSLFVTFFPHLVAGPIVRPPQLVPQFEHPKQATMQQLMQGLLLLSLGLFMKVVLADSMLAESANKVFDSKDVLSTLDAWMGVLAFSGQIFCDFAGYSTCAIGVAACLGFILPHNFLYPYAAIGFSDFWRRWHITLSAWLRDYLYIPLGGNRSGLFRSYLNIMITMLLGGLWHGANWTFVVWGALHGLYLWGEKTILYFRNKKVPTADAEVVISEKSGSGEKVMRKTFRNFMLAMVTFFFINVTWVFFRAQDFSTAWRLLTSMFYQAPDAKTLLHTMSMVKICIITTGLISFHWMMRNTLVLQVVEKMSWWLLAFFWSLILILLILSQESSSSFIYFQF from the coding sequence ATGGTTTTTAATTCATATACTTTTATTGTTTTCTTTCTGGTTATGTTGTTATTGCATAATCTGCCTTTCAGCTGGAAAGTCAAAAAAATAAATTTACTGATCGCCAGCTACCTCTTTTATGCTGCCTGGAATCCACCTTTCATTTTATTGCTGTGGCTGTCTACCGTGGTAGATTTTTATGTAGGCAAGGCATTGTTTACGCAGGAAAATAAATACAAGAAAAAATTATTGTTGGTCATCAGTCTCATTGGAAATCTTGGCATGTTGTGCTTTTTTAAATACGGCACTTTCATTTTAGAAAATTTCACCTTGCTGGTGAACCTGGTTGGTTTCGATTTTCATCCGGCCAAACCGAACATCATACTCCCAGCCGGAATTTCATTCTATACGTTTACCACCTTGTGTTACACCATTGATATGTACTACAAAAAAAGTGAACCGGTAAAATCGATGCTGGACTTTTCATTATTTGTTACTTTTTTTCCACATCTGGTTGCCGGACCAATTGTCCGTCCACCCCAACTCGTTCCACAATTTGAACATCCAAAACAAGCAACCATGCAACAACTTATGCAAGGGCTGCTGTTGCTGAGTTTGGGATTATTTATGAAGGTCGTTCTCGCAGACAGTATGCTGGCAGAATCCGCCAACAAAGTTTTTGATTCGAAAGATGTCTTAAGTACATTAGATGCATGGATGGGTGTCTTGGCCTTTAGTGGTCAGATCTTTTGTGATTTTGCAGGATATTCTACCTGCGCCATTGGCGTGGCGGCTTGTCTGGGATTCATACTTCCCCATAATTTTCTATATCCATACGCGGCGATTGGTTTCTCTGATTTTTGGCGGCGATGGCACATTACTTTATCTGCCTGGCTCAGAGATTATCTTTACATTCCGCTGGGTGGAAATCGGAGTGGCCTATTCAGATCCTACCTGAACATTATGATCACCATGTTGCTGGGCGGTCTGTGGCACGGAGCAAATTGGACATTTGTGGTATGGGGGGCTTTGCATGGATTGTATTTATGGGGTGAGAAGACCATCCTGTATTTTAGAAATAAAAAAGTTCCTACAGCGGATGCTGAGGTAGTCATTTCTGAGAAGTCCGGTTCCGGAGAAAAGGTCATGCGGAAAACGTTTCGAAATTTTATGCTTGCAATGGTCACCTTTTTCTTTATAAACGTTACCTGGGTATTTTTTCGGGCGCAGGATTTTAGCACCGCCTGGCGACTACTGACCTCTATGTTTTATCAAGCTCCGGACGCAAAGACGCTGCTTCATACCATGAGCATGGTAAAAATTTGCATCATCACAACAGGACTGATTAGTTTCCATTGGATGATGCGCAATACATTGGTGCTGCAAGTCGTGGAAAAAATGTCATGGTGGTTATTGGCATTCTTTTGGTCACTGATTCTGATCCTTTTAATACTGAGTCAGGAGAGCAGCAGTTCATTTATTTATTTTCAATTTTAA
- a CDS encoding cytochrome c maturation protein CcmE — MKRSFIIGLILIGVAIAVLVSASKDITSYASFKDARSTGRLVKIVGQLAKEKDMVYDPVKDPNHFSFYVTDKSGETLKVILNAAKPQDFELSEQIVVTGKMQDGVFMAKDVLLKCPSKYKDEEVYIKSES; from the coding sequence ATGAAAAGATCGTTTATTATTGGTTTGATTCTTATCGGAGTGGCCATTGCTGTTTTAGTTTCTGCCTCCAAGGACATCACCAGTTATGCCAGTTTTAAAGATGCGAGGTCCACAGGACGTTTGGTGAAAATTGTAGGCCAATTGGCAAAAGAAAAGGACATGGTCTACGATCCGGTAAAAGACCCTAATCATTTTAGTTTCTATGTAACCGATAAATCAGGAGAAACCTTGAAAGTTATCCTCAATGCTGCCAAACCTCAGGATTTTGAATTATCTGAGCAAATTGTGGTAACCGGAAAAATGCAGGATGGTGTTTTTATGGCAAAGGATGTTTTGTTAAAATGTCCATCCAAGTACAAAGACGAAGAAGTCTATATCAAAAGCGAAAGTTAA
- a CDS encoding T9SS type A sorting domain-containing protein: MKNWIYALACILAWMNHLEATHIVGGDMTYRCLGNNQYEISLTVRRDCLNGNPGAQFDDPAAVGIFDSRGFLVSQVANFGVLEMNLRLDDTLNDILDTRCGLNGGDVCVHTTTYKEIVTLPFRDEGYILAYQRCCRNYTIVNIVDPLTVGSTFSLRIREEALSLCNSSPILNNYPPTYICGGTPIDFNLKATDPEGDSLVYSLCNPLTGANQMNPRPSTPSSPPYDPVIFKAPYSLVDMIGGNPVLKMDARTGRMTGFAVNTIAQYLVAYCVKEYRDGVLISELQREFQINVRNCMSVPVAEFDVKLFNCQDPVHLELTDRSTDAFSNIVSWNWRVSAGPTIQNSTLRNPVFNLPDSGTGTIRLVIRSKEGCQDTLIKPITFNNLKPAFFADSFLICRGDSIQLLKNPRPGVNYEWTPSTGLSCNTCPNPTAFPSVTTTYYLMSMDTACSRSDKVTVQVKSCILDSCAVSLIRKCLPGGSVEITALNHLGVPVQAGARSFELFWDIKANATQSAYSIINRNPIVVQDGRIMSLTSKIYSWPKGVPKSIEYALICQRRITDTINLNCTGPCKDFNLVLSSCEDDYDKKYNLNFPPAICQSICKNECNYTIALFELNGQLIDPTQYQIKWSNGATGSYVMLMGPYYDNLSVEVRKGDCVWYGRYIRSCKEYKFSFSAENLVTRSTRNNNDCFSTLNTKERTQSENLIHFSIQPNPFKEQAQLLLRFDQQAGGQIEVFDLTGLKLWSHQIPESNSLFYTIDLGTSVIVHSGIYMVCYTGMDGKKKILKLVKGTGG; encoded by the coding sequence ATGAAGAATTGGATTTACGCACTCGCTTGCATTTTAGCTTGGATGAATCATCTGGAGGCCACACACATTGTAGGAGGGGACATGACTTATCGTTGCCTGGGAAATAACCAATATGAAATTTCTTTGACGGTCCGGCGAGATTGCCTGAACGGGAATCCCGGGGCTCAGTTTGATGACCCTGCTGCAGTAGGTATATTCGATTCCAGGGGATTTTTGGTTAGCCAGGTGGCCAATTTTGGAGTCCTGGAAATGAATTTGAGACTCGACGATACTTTGAATGATATCCTGGATACCCGATGTGGATTAAATGGAGGAGATGTTTGTGTTCATACCACTACCTACAAGGAAATCGTCACCCTGCCATTCAGGGATGAAGGATATATACTGGCTTATCAGCGCTGTTGCCGGAATTATACCATTGTGAACATTGTCGATCCGCTTACAGTAGGATCTACTTTTTCACTTAGGATCAGGGAGGAAGCGCTGAGCTTGTGTAACAGTAGCCCAATATTGAATAATTATCCGCCCACCTATATTTGTGGAGGGACGCCCATTGATTTTAACCTAAAGGCCACAGATCCTGAGGGGGACTCGCTGGTATACAGTTTGTGCAATCCACTGACAGGAGCCAATCAAATGAATCCCAGACCATCCACCCCTTCTTCACCTCCATACGACCCGGTAATATTCAAAGCCCCTTACAGTCTTGTAGACATGATTGGGGGAAATCCTGTATTAAAAATGGACGCAAGGACAGGGAGGATGACCGGATTCGCTGTGAATACCATTGCACAATACCTGGTGGCATACTGTGTGAAGGAATATCGGGATGGAGTATTGATCTCAGAGCTTCAAAGAGAATTCCAGATAAATGTGCGCAATTGCATGTCCGTGCCGGTCGCAGAATTTGATGTTAAATTGTTCAACTGTCAGGATCCCGTGCATCTCGAACTTACCGATCGATCCACGGATGCGTTTTCTAACATTGTAAGTTGGAATTGGAGAGTCTCCGCAGGCCCAACGATTCAAAACTCAACCTTGCGGAATCCGGTTTTTAATCTACCGGACAGCGGTACAGGAACCATCCGACTGGTTATCCGTTCCAAGGAGGGTTGTCAGGATACTTTAATCAAACCAATTACTTTCAACAATCTTAAACCTGCATTTTTTGCAGATTCATTTTTGATTTGCAGGGGCGACTCCATACAGCTATTGAAAAATCCAAGACCGGGTGTAAATTATGAATGGACACCTTCGACCGGCTTATCTTGCAACACATGTCCTAATCCGACAGCTTTTCCTTCTGTTACGACCACCTACTATTTGATGAGCATGGATACTGCTTGTTCACGCTCCGACAAGGTAACGGTTCAGGTTAAGTCCTGTATACTGGACAGTTGTGCGGTCAGTTTGATCCGCAAATGTCTTCCGGGAGGTTCCGTAGAAATTACCGCCCTGAACCATCTGGGAGTACCTGTGCAAGCCGGTGCACGTAGTTTTGAGTTGTTTTGGGACATCAAAGCCAATGCAACACAATCGGCTTATTCCATCATCAATCGAAATCCGATTGTCGTTCAGGATGGCAGAATAATGAGTCTCACCTCCAAAATATATTCCTGGCCAAAGGGAGTCCCGAAATCCATCGAATATGCACTCATCTGTCAACGCAGAATTACGGATACCATTAACTTGAATTGCACCGGTCCGTGCAAGGATTTTAATCTGGTACTCTCCTCCTGCGAAGATGATTATGATAAAAAATACAATTTGAATTTTCCACCTGCGATTTGTCAGTCGATTTGTAAAAATGAATGCAATTACACCATTGCACTTTTTGAATTAAACGGACAACTGATTGATCCTACCCAATATCAAATCAAATGGTCCAATGGCGCAACCGGATCTTATGTGATGCTCATGGGCCCTTATTACGACAATCTAAGTGTAGAAGTCAGGAAAGGAGATTGTGTCTGGTATGGCAGGTACATCAGAAGTTGTAAAGAATATAAATTTTCATTTTCAGCTGAAAATCTTGTCACCCGTTCTACCCGAAACAACAATGATTGTTTTTCAACTTTGAATACCAAGGAAAGAACGCAATCTGAAAATCTAATTCATTTTTCCATTCAACCCAATCCATTCAAAGAACAGGCACAGTTGCTTTTAAGATTTGATCAACAGGCAGGTGGACAAATTGAGGTCTTTGATCTGACCGGTCTAAAATTGTGGTCCCACCAAATTCCCGAAAGCAATTCCTTATTCTATACCATCGATCTCGGTACGTCAGTAATCGTACATTCCGGAATTTACATGGTGTGCTACACAGGCATGGATGGAAAGAAAAAGATTTTAAAATTAGTTAAGGGAACAGGAGGGTAA
- a CDS encoding transposase — translation MIYPNAAGIDISSKEHYVAVNPESTEKPIRAFGAFTEDLHALVVFLKECKVDTVAMEATGIYWVSLFLVLEDAGFDVVLVTAKHVKNVRGRKQMLAMLIGYVNYTVADYYLQVFNPISLLVN, via the coding sequence ATTATTTATCCTAACGCGGCAGGTATAGATATATCAAGCAAAGAACATTATGTAGCAGTTAATCCTGAATCCACTGAAAAACCAATAAGAGCCTTTGGCGCCTTTACTGAAGACTTACACGCCCTAGTTGTGTTTTTAAAAGAATGCAAAGTAGATACAGTTGCTATGGAAGCTACCGGTATTTACTGGGTAAGTTTATTTTTAGTATTAGAAGATGCGGGTTTTGATGTTGTATTAGTTACAGCTAAACATGTAAAAAATGTAAGAGGAAGAAAACAGATGTTAGCGATGCTGATTGGATACGTCAATTACACAGTTGCGGATTATTATCTGCAAGTTTTCAACCCGATAAGTTTACTCGTAAATTAA
- a CDS encoding IS110 family transposase codes for MLYELTGTDLAEIFGITETNAIEIISEVGLDMSKWPTVKHFTSWLNLAPNNKISGGKVLSSRIPKRKTTQVKYLEWRRLPYSVAKIG; via the coding sequence ATGTTGTACGAACTAACGGGGACGGATTTAGCAGAAATTTTTGGGATTACGGAAACAAATGCTATAGAAATTATAAGCGAAGTCGGATTAGATATGAGTAAATGGCCAACGGTAAAACACTTTACATCATGGTTAAACTTAGCGCCGAATAATAAAATATCAGGAGGGAAAGTATTAAGTAGCCGGATTCCAAAAAGAAAAACCACGCAGGTCAAATATTTAGAATGGCGGCGTTTGCCATACAGCGTAGCAAAAATTGGTTAG
- a CDS encoding T9SS type A sorting domain-containing protein yields MRRFLRSAILLIGCQISLEAQIPMERCGHVQLMSQAEKSHPGYQHAVQTAFNSTKSALHQRTGDVRRIPMVFHVLWNNLVQIQNIPDSVILRQVEILNESFRATNKDKDQLRSQFGISAADSEIEFYLADIDPDGNASNGIVRKSTSKKFTINPLTGGINIDMKSAAKGGSDPWPTEKYMNVWVVNMPLSFFGQEQIAVLGFATPPADLPNWPSNALDGVGADGVVMQYQFIGDNNETLKSLPVEFSFANRGRALVHETGHYLGLRHIWADKGNPLLGTPSCTNAQGIPEDDGMEDTPYCGGNSQTDGCDPEKNTCNENNPDLPDMWENYMDYSEERCQVLFTPDQAAFMRNTLETKRKNLVSWNSGPTGTIAAESSGIKIFPNPASDILNIESLVDEVISKITLTDLLGRQIKIDQSGNNQFMQINLLGQASGLHLIRVYNEAGKMVAQEKIFLLNK; encoded by the coding sequence ATGAGAAGATTTCTAAGATCAGCAATTCTTTTAATTGGCTGCCAAATCAGTTTAGAGGCTCAAATTCCAATGGAACGTTGCGGACATGTGCAGTTGATGTCTCAGGCAGAAAAGTCCCATCCGGGATACCAACACGCGGTGCAAACAGCCTTTAATTCCACCAAATCCGCTCTGCATCAAAGGACTGGTGATGTTCGGAGGATTCCGATGGTGTTCCATGTGCTTTGGAACAATTTAGTTCAGATTCAGAACATTCCGGACTCCGTTATCCTCAGACAAGTGGAAATTCTAAACGAGTCATTCCGCGCAACCAATAAGGACAAGGATCAACTAAGATCTCAGTTTGGCATAAGTGCTGCCGACTCGGAAATTGAATTTTACCTCGCTGACATAGATCCGGATGGCAATGCAAGCAATGGGATCGTACGCAAGTCCACCTCCAAAAAATTTACCATTAATCCTTTGACCGGAGGAATCAACATTGATATGAAATCAGCGGCAAAAGGCGGTTCCGATCCATGGCCAACTGAAAAATACATGAATGTATGGGTCGTGAACATGCCTTTGAGTTTTTTTGGTCAGGAACAAATTGCAGTGCTTGGCTTTGCAACTCCACCGGCTGATTTACCCAACTGGCCTTCCAATGCCCTCGATGGAGTAGGGGCAGATGGGGTGGTGATGCAATACCAGTTTATTGGCGACAACAATGAAACTTTAAAGTCATTGCCTGTTGAATTTTCATTTGCGAACAGAGGTCGTGCACTGGTACATGAGACTGGACATTATTTGGGATTGAGACATATCTGGGCAGACAAAGGAAACCCTTTGCTGGGGACTCCATCCTGCACAAATGCTCAGGGCATTCCGGAAGATGACGGAATGGAAGACACCCCCTATTGTGGCGGAAACTCCCAGACCGACGGTTGTGATCCGGAAAAGAATACCTGTAATGAAAACAATCCTGACCTGCCCGATATGTGGGAAAATTATATGGATTACTCAGAAGAAAGATGCCAGGTGCTCTTTACACCCGATCAGGCTGCCTTCATGAGAAATACGCTGGAGACTAAAAGAAAAAATTTAGTGAGCTGGAATTCCGGTCCGACCGGAACAATTGCAGCAGAATCATCCGGAATTAAAATATTTCCTAATCCGGCAAGTGACATCCTGAATATAGAATCATTGGTTGACGAGGTGATTTCAAAAATCACCCTTACCGATTTATTGGGGCGGCAAATAAAAATTGACCAAAGTGGTAATAATCAATTCATGCAAATAAATCTCTTGGGTCAAGCATCAGGATTGCACCTCATCAGGGTCTATAATGAGGCAGGTAAAATGGTTGCGCAAGAAAAGATTTTTTTGCTGAACAAATAA